One genomic segment of Synechocystis sp. LKSZ1 includes these proteins:
- the purQ gene encoding phosphoribosylformylglycinamidine synthase subunit PurQ: protein MVKFGIVVFPGSNCDRDVALVTQGLLQQPTRYLWHQETDLSDIDVVVIPGGFSYGDYLRCGAIARFSPVMSAIVAHARRGKYILGICNGFQILTEVGLLPGALIRNRDLHFICDQVPLRVENAALAWTKQYTAGQVITLPIAHGEGRYYADEDTLKSLEDQGQIVFRYTNAAGQVTAEANPNGSLQAIAGIVNEQGNVLGMMPHPERAADSQLTYTDGSPLFTSLLAAVLQNIGALR from the coding sequence ATGGTGAAATTCGGTATTGTCGTCTTCCCGGGGTCTAACTGTGACCGAGATGTGGCCCTTGTCACCCAAGGCCTGCTCCAGCAACCCACTCGCTACCTGTGGCACCAGGAAACGGATCTGAGCGACATTGATGTAGTCGTCATTCCCGGTGGTTTTAGCTATGGGGATTATCTCCGCTGTGGGGCCATTGCTCGCTTTTCTCCAGTGATGTCGGCTATTGTGGCGCACGCCCGCCGGGGCAAATACATCCTGGGTATCTGTAATGGTTTTCAAATTCTGACTGAAGTTGGCCTCCTGCCCGGTGCTCTGATTCGGAACCGTGACCTCCACTTTATCTGTGACCAGGTGCCCCTACGAGTAGAAAATGCGGCCCTGGCCTGGACAAAACAATACACGGCGGGCCAGGTGATTACCCTGCCCATTGCCCATGGAGAGGGCCGTTACTATGCTGATGAAGACACCTTAAAATCCCTCGAAGACCAGGGCCAAATTGTTTTTCGCTACACCAATGCCGCTGGACAAGTCACCGCTGAGGCCAATCCCAATGGTTCCCTCCAGGCCATTGCGGGCATCGTGAATGAGCAAGGAAATGTCCTGGGGATGATGCCCCATCCGGAACGGGCCGCTGATTCCCAACTCACCTACACCGATGGCTCTCCACTATTTACGAGCCTGTTAGCAGCAGTTCTGCAAAATATTGGAGCGCTTCGATAA
- the purS gene encoding phosphoribosylformylglycinamidine synthase subunit PurS: MNQKYQCRIYVTLRPSVLDPAGTAVQTGLNHLGYSGIEQVRIGKYIELTLQAPDLATAEQQLDQMCDQLLANTVIENYRFEVAPL; encoded by the coding sequence ATGAATCAAAAATATCAGTGTCGTATCTATGTCACCCTCCGTCCCTCCGTTCTGGATCCTGCTGGTACTGCCGTCCAAACGGGCCTCAATCACCTGGGTTATAGCGGTATAGAGCAAGTCAGAATTGGTAAATATATTGAATTAACGCTTCAGGCCCCTGACCTCGCAACCGCCGAACAACAACTGGATCAAATGTGTGACCAATTGCTGGCCAACACTGTGATCGAAAATTATCGGTTTGAGGTAGCGCCTCTCTAA